One genomic segment of candidate division KSB1 bacterium includes these proteins:
- a CDS encoding hemolysin family protein, which yields MSLAGIFLALALSAFFSGTEVTFVAADRVRCEIARRTGKRGAHLAYGFVQNPERFVFTTLIGNNVATVGFSALAALLLQPHLSAGTIVLVSSMTLLLLGEIVPKTLLRERAQSAVLRLAYPLRFFELLFWPVNWALRWVVLRLTGPRTVDARAAYALFSRKDLTILLRESFAAGTIARHERDLISRLLRLAVRPVKNIMVPRVDMVALPLNSSLQQAQRVFRQSGYSRLPVYEKTLDDIKGVVHVRDLLGRPESLAAIVRNVLFVPATTSCYRLLLEFRRTSAAVAVALDEYGGTAGMVTLEDVLEELFGEIEDEHDEEVTRWRPLPDGGVWVDGRLSVEELNAAMGWKLPSGPYSTVAGLILARLGRIPRRGELVEVGKYQFQVLRATRKRILSLKAALQQIEQGSGGPSIPSRGRGGGGGG from the coding sequence GTGTCGTTGGCGGGCATCTTTCTGGCGCTGGCGCTCAGCGCGTTCTTCTCAGGCACCGAAGTGACCTTCGTGGCGGCCGACCGCGTCCGCTGCGAAATAGCTCGGCGTACTGGGAAGCGAGGCGCCCACCTTGCCTATGGCTTTGTGCAGAATCCTGAGCGCTTCGTCTTCACCACGCTCATCGGCAACAACGTAGCCACTGTGGGTTTTTCTGCTCTTGCGGCCCTGCTGTTGCAGCCGCACCTGTCGGCGGGTACCATCGTGCTGGTTTCTTCGATGACCCTCCTGCTCTTGGGGGAAATCGTGCCGAAGACGTTGCTGCGAGAGAGAGCACAGTCTGCAGTGTTAAGACTGGCCTATCCCCTGCGCTTTTTCGAGCTTCTCTTCTGGCCGGTGAACTGGGCCCTGCGGTGGGTGGTACTGAGGTTGACCGGGCCGAGAACGGTCGATGCGCGTGCGGCCTACGCCCTGTTCTCGCGCAAAGACCTGACCATCTTGCTGCGCGAGAGCTTTGCTGCCGGCACCATTGCCAGGCATGAGCGCGATCTGATTTCCCGCCTCCTGCGGCTGGCAGTCCGGCCGGTGAAAAACATCATGGTGCCGCGCGTGGATATGGTCGCCTTGCCTCTCAACAGTAGCTTGCAGCAGGCGCAGCGTGTGTTTCGCCAGTCCGGCTACAGCCGGCTGCCGGTATACGAGAAGACCCTGGATGACATCAAAGGAGTCGTCCACGTGCGTGACCTGCTGGGCAGACCCGAGTCGCTGGCCGCCATTGTACGGAACGTTCTTTTTGTGCCGGCGACGACCTCCTGCTATCGGCTTCTTCTGGAGTTTCGGCGCACCAGCGCGGCAGTGGCCGTGGCATTGGACGAATACGGCGGCACCGCCGGCATGGTTACCCTGGAGGATGTGCTGGAGGAGCTGTTCGGTGAGATCGAGGACGAGCACGACGAGGAAGTGACTCGGTGGCGGCCCCTGCCCGATGGGGGAGTCTGGGTGGATGGCCGCCTGAGCGTGGAGGAGCTGAACGCGGCCATGGGGTGGAAGCTGCCCTCCGGGCCCTACAGCACCGTGGCCGGATTGATTCTGGCGCGCCTGGGGAGGATTCCGAGAAGGGGCGAGCTCGTGGAGGTGGGGAAGTATCAGTTCCAGGTGCTGCGCGCCACCAGAAAGCGGATTCTTTCCCTGAAGGCTGCCTTGCAGCAAATAGAACAGGGCAGCGGGGGGCCGAGTATCCCGTCCCGGGGGCGTGGCGGTGGAGGCGGAGGATGA
- a CDS encoding YigZ family protein yields MARDRLTSAADAYRTVAGYAEHQIRVKGSRFVGQAQPVTSRAEAEAFLADVQRRFHDATHHCYAYRLGCGAQALVRSSDAGEPSGTAGKPILEALEGRRLTNTIVVVTRYFGGTKLGMGGLARAYGQCAAQTLDRAGVVERFLMRTFAVSCPYELENALEQVVRKVQGRVRAVDYRQQVTLVVAVRHSLAEECLRRIAAATSGRATVREE; encoded by the coding sequence ATGGCAAGGGACCGACTGACATCGGCGGCGGATGCCTATCGCACGGTGGCCGGCTACGCCGAGCACCAAATCAGGGTGAAAGGCTCGCGGTTCGTGGGGCAGGCACAGCCGGTGACCAGCCGCGCGGAAGCCGAGGCTTTCCTGGCCGACGTCCAACGCCGCTTCCACGATGCCACTCACCACTGCTACGCCTACCGCCTCGGCTGCGGGGCACAGGCGCTGGTGCGCAGCAGCGACGCCGGCGAACCCTCAGGCACTGCTGGCAAACCTATCTTAGAGGCCTTGGAAGGGCGACGTCTCACCAACACCATCGTGGTGGTCACCAGGTACTTTGGCGGCACGAAACTCGGCATGGGCGGATTGGCGCGGGCCTATGGGCAGTGTGCCGCCCAAACACTTGACCGGGCCGGCGTGGTGGAACGCTTCCTGATGCGCACCTTCGCGGTGAGCTGCCCCTATGAGCTGGAGAATGCCCTGGAGCAAGTGGTGCGCAAGGTCCAGGGTCGGGTGCGCGCGGTGGATTATCGTCAGCAGGTGACCCTGGTGGTCGCCGTGCGGCACAGCCTTGCCGAAGAATGCCTGCGGCGCATAGCAGCCGCCACCTCAGGCAGGGCGACGGTGCGCGAAGAATGA
- a CDS encoding acyl-CoA dehydrogenase family protein, giving the protein MDYFLTEEQKMLREMARTVAEEKIRPVAAKHDQTGEFPWEIVKTLAEMDFFRVWIEEKYGGLGGGVLDLVIVTEELSRACGGIALALAGTALGAFPIIIAGSDEQKARYLPRLASGEALAAFGLTEPEAGSDAEAIKTTARKDGDCYVLNGTKHFITNGGVAKIYTVIAMSDPARGGRGASAFIVEEGMEGFSYGKKEDKMGIRASATCELVFEDCRVPKENLLGKEGHGFIIAMKTLDKSRPGVAAQALGIAQGAFDLAVNYARQRHQFGQPIIAFQAVQHMLADMATQIEAARALIYSVARYIDSGATDIAKVSAMTKVFASDVAMKVTTDAVQIFGGYGYMREYPIEKYMRDAKITQIYEGTNQIQRNVIGRSLIRESAKHARA; this is encoded by the coding sequence ATGGACTACTTTCTGACTGAAGAGCAGAAAATGTTGCGCGAGATGGCGCGCACCGTCGCCGAGGAGAAGATCCGCCCGGTGGCGGCCAAGCACGACCAGACCGGCGAGTTCCCGTGGGAAATCGTCAAGACCTTGGCCGAGATGGATTTTTTCCGCGTGTGGATTGAGGAGAAGTACGGCGGCCTGGGCGGCGGCGTGCTCGATCTGGTCATTGTCACCGAGGAGCTGTCCAGAGCATGCGGCGGCATTGCCTTGGCACTGGCCGGTACTGCCTTAGGCGCCTTCCCCATCATCATTGCCGGAAGCGACGAGCAGAAAGCGCGCTACCTGCCCCGCCTGGCCAGCGGCGAGGCACTGGCCGCCTTCGGGTTGACCGAGCCAGAAGCCGGCTCCGACGCCGAGGCCATCAAGACGACGGCGCGCAAAGATGGTGACTGCTATGTGCTCAACGGCACCAAGCACTTTATCACCAACGGCGGCGTGGCCAAAATCTACACGGTGATTGCCATGAGCGACCCGGCTCGAGGTGGGCGCGGCGCCTCCGCCTTCATCGTCGAAGAGGGTATGGAGGGGTTTTCCTACGGCAAGAAGGAAGACAAGATGGGCATCCGGGCCTCGGCCACCTGCGAGCTGGTTTTTGAAGACTGTCGGGTGCCAAAGGAGAACCTCTTGGGCAAGGAAGGGCACGGCTTCATCATCGCCATGAAGACGTTGGACAAGTCGCGCCCGGGTGTTGCGGCCCAGGCCTTGGGCATCGCACAAGGGGCCTTTGATCTGGCCGTGAACTACGCCCGGCAGCGGCACCAGTTTGGCCAGCCTATCATCGCCTTCCAGGCGGTGCAGCACATGTTGGCGGACATGGCCACGCAGATCGAGGCGGCGCGGGCTCTCATCTACAGCGTCGCCCGCTACATCGACTCCGGTGCCACCGACATCGCCAAGGTCTCGGCCATGACCAAGGTCTTTGCCTCTGATGTGGCCATGAAGGTGACTACCGATGCCGTGCAAATCTTCGGCGGCTACGGCTACATGCGCGAATACCCCATCGAGAAGTACATGCGAGACGCCAAGATCACGCAGATCTACGAGGGGACCAACCAGATCCAGCGCAACGTCATCGGGCGCAGCCTGATCCGCGAGAGCGCCAAGCACGCACGTGCCTGA
- the rnc gene encoding ribonuclease III: MRVSLASLLRRVGLRSRAPDADAASPLGQKLGYRFKNAGYLTQALKHRSYLAGSGEPRYMANERLELLGDAVLSLAVVEYLYHRYPRRPEGELTVMKSLAVSRGVLANVARALNVGEHLLLSEQERRAGGAQRPSILADAMEAIIGAVYLDGGLEPARKVVQRLVLSRLPGILAREENQNYKSLLLEYCQRERMPTPAYRVEREDGPEHDKVFTVAVSIGGRQYGTGQGGSKKAAEQRAARGALLKLHVI, encoded by the coding sequence TTGCGCGTTTCGCTTGCCTCCCTCCTGCGAAGAGTCGGCCTCCGGAGTCGTGCCCCAGACGCAGATGCAGCTTCTCCCCTCGGCCAGAAATTGGGCTACCGTTTCAAGAATGCAGGCTACCTGACCCAGGCCCTCAAGCATCGCTCCTACCTTGCCGGGAGCGGTGAGCCGCGCTACATGGCCAACGAGAGGCTGGAATTGTTGGGCGACGCCGTGCTGTCCCTGGCAGTGGTCGAATATCTCTACCATCGCTACCCGCGTCGCCCCGAGGGGGAGCTCACGGTGATGAAGTCCCTGGCAGTGAGCCGCGGCGTGTTGGCCAATGTGGCACGGGCGCTGAACGTAGGGGAGCACCTCCTCCTGAGCGAGCAGGAGCGCAGAGCAGGAGGTGCACAGCGTCCTTCCATCCTTGCCGATGCCATGGAAGCCATCATCGGCGCCGTTTACCTTGATGGCGGCCTGGAGCCGGCGCGCAAAGTGGTGCAGCGCCTGGTCCTATCGCGTCTGCCCGGCATTCTCGCTAGGGAGGAGAACCAGAACTACAAGAGTCTGCTGCTGGAGTACTGCCAGCGCGAAAGGATGCCCACCCCGGCCTACCGCGTGGAACGCGAAGATGGCCCCGAGCACGACAAGGTCTTTACCGTGGCAGTCAGCATTGGGGGCAGGCAGTACGGAACAGGCCAGGGAGGCAGCAAGAAGGCGGCCGAACAGAGGGCAGCACGCGGCGCCCTGCTCAAATTGCACGTGATCTGA
- the fabF gene encoding beta-ketoacyl-ACP synthase II: MEKRRVVVTGMGVITPLGLRLDDYWQGLVSGTSGVDYVTYFDTTEFDTKFAAWVKNFDPEAYMDRKEARRMDRFAQFAVACSDFALQDAGLDLEKEDKTRIGVVLASGVGGMDTFEREYKVLFDKGPQRVSPFFIPMMIADIAPGYVSIRHGLKGPNYSTVSACASSSHAIGDAFRLIAYGDADVMVTGGSEASCTRMGFAGFNAMKALSTRNDNPKAASRPFDLHRDGFVMGEGAAVVILEELGHALRRGAKIYAEVVGVGFTADAYHITAPDPDGDGAARAMRLAMAEAGVRPEEVDYINAHGTSTPHNDRIETMAIKAALGEHAYKVAISSSKSMIGHLLGASGAAEFVATVLTIVHNTIHPTINLEVPDPECDLDYTPLRARPKEVNVALSNSFGFGGHNVCIAVRRYQ; encoded by the coding sequence ATGGAGAAACGGCGCGTCGTGGTCACCGGCATGGGGGTCATCACTCCCCTGGGCCTTCGTCTGGATGACTACTGGCAAGGACTCGTCTCCGGCACCAGTGGTGTCGACTATGTGACCTACTTCGACACTACCGAGTTCGACACCAAGTTCGCTGCCTGGGTCAAGAACTTTGACCCGGAGGCCTATATGGACCGCAAAGAGGCGCGGCGCATGGACCGCTTCGCCCAGTTCGCCGTTGCCTGCAGCGATTTCGCCCTCCAGGACGCCGGCCTCGATTTGGAAAAGGAGGACAAGACGCGCATCGGCGTGGTGCTGGCCTCCGGCGTAGGAGGCATGGATACCTTTGAGCGGGAGTACAAGGTTCTTTTCGACAAAGGCCCGCAGCGCGTCAGCCCCTTTTTCATCCCGATGATGATTGCTGATATTGCTCCCGGCTATGTGTCCATCCGCCACGGCTTGAAAGGGCCCAACTACTCGACGGTGTCGGCTTGCGCCTCCAGTTCTCACGCCATCGGCGACGCGTTTCGCCTGATCGCCTATGGCGATGCCGACGTCATGGTCACTGGCGGCTCGGAAGCCTCCTGCACGCGTATGGGCTTTGCCGGCTTCAATGCCATGAAGGCGCTCTCCACGCGCAACGATAACCCCAAGGCGGCAAGTCGCCCCTTTGACCTGCATCGCGACGGCTTCGTCATGGGCGAAGGGGCGGCAGTGGTCATCCTGGAGGAGCTTGGCCATGCCCTGCGGCGGGGGGCCAAAATCTATGCCGAGGTGGTGGGCGTCGGTTTCACTGCAGACGCCTATCACATCACCGCGCCTGACCCGGATGGCGACGGTGCAGCCCGCGCCATGCGCCTGGCCATGGCCGAGGCCGGCGTGCGCCCCGAGGAGGTGGATTATATCAACGCCCATGGCACCTCTACCCCGCACAACGACCGCATCGAGACCATGGCCATCAAGGCCGCCCTGGGCGAACATGCCTACAAGGTAGCCATCAGCTCCAGCAAGTCCATGATCGGCCACCTGCTCGGCGCCTCGGGCGCTGCCGAGTTCGTGGCCACCGTGCTGACCATTGTGCACAACACCATTCACCCCACCATCAACCTTGAGGTGCCGGATCCCGAGTGCGACTTGGACTACACGCCTTTGCGCGCTCGGCCGAAAGAGGTCAATGTTGCCCTGAGCAACTCCTTCGGTTTTGGCGGGCATAACGTCTGCATCGCGGTGAGGAGGTATCAATAG
- a CDS encoding acyl carrier protein — MAIDPKVKERVKEIIVDQLGVDANEVTDQASFIDDLGADSLDTVELIMAFEEEFDIEIPDEEAEKLTTVGKALEYLEKKLAEK, encoded by the coding sequence ATGGCCATTGACCCGAAGGTGAAAGAGAGGGTGAAAGAGATTATCGTCGACCAGCTTGGTGTGGACGCCAACGAGGTTACTGACCAAGCCTCATTCATCGACGATCTCGGCGCCGATTCCTTGGACACGGTGGAGTTGATCATGGCCTTCGAAGAGGAGTTCGATATCGAAATCCCCGATGAAGAGGCCGAGAAGCTGACGACCGTGGGCAAGGCGCTGGAGTACCTCGAGAAGAAGCTGGCCGAGAAGTAA
- the fabG gene encoding 3-oxoacyl-[acyl-carrier-protein] reductase, translated as MAVLQDKVAAVTGAGRGIGRSIALALAREGCHVAVADIDEATAHTTAEEIMDLGRKALALRTDVSVAAEAEQLITSCVEGLGSLDILVNNAGIARDDLLLRMKESDWDQVIAVNLKGAFNCLRAAAKVMIKQRRGRIINISSVIGLIGNVGQANYAASKAGLIGLTKSAARELAGRGITVNAVAPGFIETEMTKNLAESVRQSYLNIIPLRRVGQPEEVAEAVVFLASPAAAYITGQVLRVDGGMVM; from the coding sequence ATGGCAGTTTTGCAAGACAAAGTGGCTGCCGTAACCGGCGCAGGACGTGGCATCGGCCGCAGCATCGCCTTAGCGCTTGCCCGCGAAGGCTGCCATGTGGCTGTGGCCGACATCGACGAGGCCACTGCCCACACCACCGCCGAGGAGATCATGGACTTGGGGAGAAAGGCCTTAGCCCTGCGCACCGATGTCTCGGTGGCAGCCGAGGCGGAGCAGCTGATCACCTCCTGCGTCGAGGGCCTGGGCAGCCTGGACATTTTGGTCAACAACGCCGGCATTGCCCGGGACGACCTGCTGCTGCGCATGAAGGAGAGCGACTGGGACCAGGTGATCGCTGTCAACCTCAAGGGCGCGTTCAACTGCCTGCGGGCGGCTGCCAAGGTGATGATCAAGCAGCGCAGGGGGCGGATCATTAACATCAGCTCGGTGATCGGCTTGATCGGCAATGTCGGCCAGGCCAACTATGCCGCCTCCAAGGCCGGGCTGATCGGCCTGACCAAGTCGGCAGCGCGCGAGCTGGCAGGGCGTGGCATCACGGTGAACGCCGTGGCCCCGGGCTTTATCGAGACGGAGATGACCAAGAACCTAGCGGAAAGTGTGCGGCAGTCGTACCTGAACATTATCCCCTTGCGGCGCGTGGGGCAGCCGGAGGAGGTGGCCGAGGCGGTGGTGTTCCTTGCCTCGCCGGCTGCCGCCTACATAACCGGACAGGTCCTCCGGGTGGACGGCGGCATGGTGATGTAG
- the fabD gene encoding ACP S-malonyltransferase: MSSVAFQFPGQASQYVGMARDLYDAFPLARDLFAQAQEILGFDLADVCFHGPEERLKQTAITQPAIFVHSAIVSALLRERGVVPDMAAGHSLGEYSALLVAGALSFAEGLRVVKRRGELMQQAGSIAPGTMAAIIGLDEGAVAEICAQAAETGVVQPANFNCPGQVVVSGAVQAVHRAMELARARGAKRVVALVVSGAFHSPLMDYARQHMGEVLAAADIRDAQIPVYANVTARPVRSAAEIRQLLHEQLSRPVLWQNTVQNMMADGATVFYEVGPGNVLTGLLKRINKDIPGRTLGTAEELAQA, translated from the coding sequence ATGAGCTCTGTGGCATTCCAATTCCCCGGCCAGGCCTCGCAGTACGTGGGGATGGCTCGCGATCTGTACGACGCCTTCCCGTTGGCGCGCGACCTGTTCGCGCAGGCCCAGGAGATTCTTGGGTTTGACTTAGCCGATGTCTGCTTCCATGGCCCAGAAGAACGGCTGAAGCAGACGGCCATCACCCAACCGGCCATTTTTGTCCATTCCGCCATTGTCAGTGCCCTGCTGCGAGAGCGAGGAGTGGTGCCGGACATGGCCGCCGGACACAGCTTGGGCGAGTACTCGGCGCTGCTGGTCGCCGGGGCGCTGAGTTTTGCCGAGGGTCTGCGCGTGGTCAAGCGGCGGGGTGAGCTGATGCAGCAGGCGGGCAGCATTGCGCCGGGCACCATGGCTGCCATCATCGGCCTCGACGAAGGGGCAGTGGCCGAAATCTGCGCGCAGGCCGCGGAGACGGGCGTCGTGCAGCCGGCTAATTTCAACTGCCCAGGTCAGGTGGTGGTGTCCGGTGCGGTACAGGCTGTGCATCGCGCCATGGAGCTGGCGCGGGCCCGTGGCGCCAAGCGCGTCGTCGCGCTCGTGGTGAGCGGCGCCTTCCACTCGCCGCTCATGGACTATGCCCGTCAGCACATGGGCGAAGTGCTGGCGGCAGCGGATATTCGCGACGCCCAGATTCCGGTCTATGCCAACGTCACGGCGCGGCCGGTGCGCAGCGCCGCAGAGATCCGCCAACTGTTGCACGAGCAGCTCTCGCGGCCGGTCCTGTGGCAGAATACCGTGCAGAACATGATGGCCGATGGGGCGACCGTCTTTTACGAGGTCGGCCCCGGCAACGTGTTGACGGGCCTGCTCAAGCGGATCAACAAGGACATACCCGGCCGCACGCTGGGGACGGCAGAAGAGCTCGCTCAGGCGTGA
- a CDS encoding tetratricopeptide repeat protein, with protein sequence MTNRRIVVSALLVAVFALTLQCASSRVNVPVTKPAQVDITGIKSIAIVDFAGPENSGAIASSMLTSRLFESKFFHIVERERVLQILQEHKLAMSGIVDASSAKEAGRLLGVDALIFGEVTAYSLEPDQVGTEKVERQVGTGEYRTVKLFGKEVRQEIMKTVLVDQEYRIRRGAVGVTFRMVNVETGELLAVKSNTKSYDSGKVVAGRGTLKPREQILKDLLGEVVEDFARQIAPYVEVERRPIEGGKGMMAVGKKYAMKGLWSNARDAFAQAVAAEPRNAAAHYNLGLAHEVLGDLDKAESEYQRAIKLQSKDLYFEALARARTARVDAAKLRKQIERP encoded by the coding sequence ATGACAAATCGCCGCATCGTGGTCAGCGCACTGCTTGTCGCCGTGTTCGCCTTGACGTTGCAATGCGCCAGCTCGCGCGTCAACGTGCCGGTGACCAAGCCGGCGCAGGTCGACATCACCGGCATCAAGAGCATTGCCATCGTCGATTTTGCTGGCCCGGAGAATTCCGGTGCCATTGCCAGCAGCATGCTCACCTCGCGCCTGTTCGAAAGCAAGTTCTTCCACATCGTCGAGCGGGAGCGGGTGCTGCAGATCCTCCAGGAACACAAGTTGGCCATGTCCGGCATCGTTGACGCCTCCTCCGCCAAAGAAGCGGGCCGCCTGCTCGGGGTCGACGCCCTCATCTTCGGGGAAGTGACTGCCTATTCCTTGGAGCCTGACCAGGTGGGCACCGAGAAGGTCGAGCGCCAGGTGGGCACGGGTGAGTACCGTACTGTCAAGCTTTTCGGCAAAGAGGTGCGCCAAGAGATCATGAAGACCGTGCTTGTGGACCAGGAGTATCGCATCCGGCGGGGGGCTGTGGGTGTCACTTTCCGCATGGTGAACGTGGAGACGGGCGAATTGCTGGCGGTCAAGTCCAACACCAAGTCGTACGACAGCGGCAAGGTGGTCGCCGGCCGCGGCACCCTCAAGCCCAGGGAGCAGATACTCAAGGACCTGCTCGGCGAGGTGGTGGAGGACTTTGCCCGGCAAATCGCCCCTTACGTGGAGGTGGAGCGGCGCCCCATCGAAGGCGGCAAGGGGATGATGGCCGTGGGCAAGAAGTACGCCATGAAAGGGCTGTGGTCGAATGCCCGCGATGCCTTTGCGCAGGCGGTGGCTGCAGAGCCTCGGAATGCCGCTGCCCACTACAATCTCGGCCTCGCCCACGAGGTGCTGGGCGACCTGGACAAAGCCGAATCCGAGTACCAGCGGGCCATTAAACTGCAGTCGAAAGACCTCTACTTCGAGGCTCTGGCGAGGGCGCGCACCGCACGCGTGGATGCAGCCAAGCTGCGCAAGCAGATCGAGCGCCCATGA
- a CDS encoding ketoacyl-ACP synthase III gives MITGTGMCVPDRVLTNSDLERLVETSDEWIRERTGMEVRHIVEEGVFTSDLAAEAGRRALEDAGLTADQIDVIILGTVTGDLGFPATACFVQEKLGAVNAAAMDIAAACSGFLYALTLGDALIACGRAQRVLAIGAETLSLITDYEDRATCVLFGDGAGAAVLEPARDGRGVLATYMKSDGRLHHLLYMPGGGVKYRPSPETIAQRMFFIKMEGREVFKYAVTAMGEAAELILDKSGLSSDQVDLLIPHQANRRILDATAKRVGIPQERLYVNVDRYGNTSAASIPIALDEARRSGRVKAGDVVVMVAFGAGFTWGSAAVRL, from the coding sequence ATGATCACGGGCACGGGGATGTGTGTGCCAGATCGGGTGCTCACCAATTCCGACCTGGAGAGGCTCGTCGAAACCTCTGATGAGTGGATTAGAGAGCGCACGGGCATGGAGGTGCGCCACATCGTCGAAGAGGGCGTCTTTACCTCCGATCTGGCTGCCGAGGCGGGGCGACGCGCCCTCGAGGATGCCGGGCTCACCGCCGACCAGATTGATGTGATAATCCTGGGCACGGTGACCGGCGATCTCGGTTTTCCGGCCACTGCCTGCTTTGTGCAAGAAAAGTTGGGGGCGGTCAACGCCGCTGCCATGGACATTGCCGCCGCCTGCTCCGGGTTCCTTTATGCCCTCACCTTGGGTGATGCACTCATTGCATGCGGCCGCGCGCAACGCGTCCTGGCCATTGGTGCCGAGACCCTCTCTCTGATCACCGATTATGAAGACCGCGCTACCTGCGTGCTGTTCGGCGACGGCGCGGGTGCGGCGGTCTTGGAGCCGGCGCGTGATGGCCGAGGGGTGCTTGCCACCTACATGAAGAGCGACGGCCGACTGCACCACCTGCTCTACATGCCGGGCGGAGGCGTGAAGTACCGTCCGTCGCCGGAGACCATCGCCCAACGCATGTTCTTCATAAAGATGGAAGGCCGGGAGGTGTTCAAGTACGCCGTCACCGCCATGGGGGAGGCTGCGGAGCTTATCCTGGACAAGAGCGGGTTGAGCAGCGACCAGGTGGACCTCCTCATCCCTCACCAAGCAAACCGTCGCATTCTGGATGCCACCGCCAAGAGAGTGGGGATTCCCCAGGAACGGCTCTATGTGAACGTGGATAGGTACGGCAACACCTCCGCAGCGAGCATCCCCATCGCCCTGGACGAGGCGCGCAGGTCAGGGCGCGTGAAGGCGGGCGATGTGGTGGTGATGGTGGCGTTCGGTGCGGGCTTCACTTGGGGCTCAGCCGCCGTGAGGCTCTGA
- the plsX gene encoding phosphate acyltransferase PlsX — MAERNTVRVALDAMGGDNAPEDVVHGAVEAARAARGEYEIVLVGDRLQIQRELARHFRTAELPLRIHHAAERIEMGEPPAAALRAKRDASIAVAMRLHRQQTVDAVVTVGNTGAAMAAAVWNLGRLQGVARPALGALLPRLEGGTLLLDVGANVDCRPVHLLQFALMGTIFYRHVLGHPEPRVALLSVGEEESKGNAATIAASRLLRKSKLNFIGNVEGGDVLKGGAEVVVCDGFVGNILVKFAESVDRLYRSILRRKIGKHVIRQFGAFLLQPTFEGLRKIFDYQEYGGAPLLGVDGVCIVGHGRSTPRAVKNAIREAVKMVREGVNQHIAAELYQLSGERVG; from the coding sequence GTGGCGGAGCGCAACACAGTGCGCGTTGCCCTCGACGCGATGGGGGGAGATAATGCCCCAGAGGACGTCGTCCATGGCGCAGTCGAGGCAGCACGTGCCGCGCGCGGCGAGTACGAAATCGTTCTGGTTGGCGATCGCCTGCAGATCCAGCGCGAATTGGCCCGCCACTTCCGCACTGCCGAGCTTCCTCTCCGCATCCACCATGCCGCGGAGCGCATCGAGATGGGTGAGCCGCCGGCGGCAGCCCTGCGTGCCAAGCGGGATGCCTCCATCGCAGTGGCGATGCGCCTGCATCGCCAGCAGACGGTGGATGCAGTGGTCACCGTGGGCAACACCGGCGCTGCCATGGCCGCCGCAGTGTGGAACTTGGGGAGACTGCAAGGGGTAGCCAGGCCGGCGCTGGGTGCGCTCCTGCCTCGCCTGGAAGGAGGTACCCTGCTGCTGGATGTGGGCGCCAATGTCGATTGCCGCCCCGTGCACCTGTTGCAGTTCGCGCTCATGGGGACGATCTTTTACCGCCACGTGCTGGGGCATCCGGAGCCCCGGGTCGCCCTCCTCAGCGTCGGCGAGGAGGAGAGCAAGGGAAATGCGGCCACCATAGCTGCATCCCGCCTGCTGCGCAAGAGCAAGCTCAATTTCATTGGCAACGTCGAAGGCGGCGACGTGCTCAAAGGTGGCGCAGAAGTGGTGGTGTGCGATGGCTTCGTGGGCAACATCCTGGTCAAGTTTGCGGAGAGCGTTGATCGTCTGTACCGCTCCATCCTGCGCCGCAAGATCGGCAAGCACGTCATCCGGCAGTTCGGCGCTTTCTTGCTCCAGCCGACGTTTGAGGGTCTGCGCAAGATCTTTGATTACCAGGAATATGGCGGCGCACCGCTGCTGGGCGTCGATGGGGTCTGCATCGTCGGCCATGGGCGCTCCACGCCGCGGGCCGTCAAGAACGCCATCCGTGAGGCAGTGAAGATGGTGCGCGAAGGAGTCAATCAGCATATCGCCGCAGAACTGTATCAGCTTTCAGGAGAACGCGTTGGCTAA
- the rpmF gene encoding 50S ribosomal protein L32: MPLPKRRHSRSRRDKRRTHWKAAAPTVSKCANCGEPKLPHRACPNCGYYRGRSVFLPREV, translated from the coding sequence ATGCCACTACCAAAGAGACGTCATTCTCGCTCGCGAAGGGATAAGCGCCGCACACATTGGAAGGCGGCCGCCCCGACGGTGAGCAAGTGTGCCAATTGCGGTGAACCAAAATTACCCCATCGGGCCTGCCCGAACTGTGGGTACTATCGTGGACGTTCGGTGTTCCTGCCGCGTGAAGTGTAG